The proteins below are encoded in one region of Apium graveolens cultivar Ventura chromosome 4, ASM990537v1, whole genome shotgun sequence:
- the LOC141718352 gene encoding zinc finger CCCH domain-containing protein 30-like has product MNKLKGTLCESPEPGRHGHIPQIEWMCPPKLTLDINWGVAAGQESIEATRRRVPTDPRLHREPTDLVDSTIPIIPIMPMEEEGNLLSNSSPFLTSSSMNGETMALAIDAVNALNGVALGQGEPAVGLGMFMQWLNTDTVRKFFSGQSFTGIEATKSVPSETPDQFYRVRENTGVVIPKPIAWTSSVPAQDVLDLDLLAHLLQNPGDVDKLIKICDSTAKGRSCASAIATIPESLLTFPRENTTPGHNSHCISGESSAPPITVSSMVTSSSNKSLINNDIPSLEATMAPMSPLYSSPSTNWESDMEIESPISENGTVAGMRMEPPISPVATFSLPQTASLQPPLNGLPSLLHRNSPLLQMHPYPVSGQTALTAMGLNPLVNDLVTLLMVNQRAAANMIAAFSHSTPPMNCSSLGANTQIVGQRSSTVNRHQKPCTYFNTPRGCRNGANCRYLHR; this is encoded by the exons ATGAACAAATTGAAAGGAACACTTTGCGAGAGCCCAGAGCCCGGAAGACATGGTCATATTCCACAAATAGAATGGATGTGTCCTCCAAAG TTAACTTTGGATATTAACTGGGGTGTGGCTGCTGGGCAAGAGAGCATAGAGGCTACCCGGAGACGTGTACCAACTGATCCTAG GCTTCATAGGGAGCCTACTGACCTTGTTGACAGCACAATCCCAATAATCCCGATAATGCCCATGGAGGAGGAAGGCAACCTGCTCAGCAACAGTTCACCATTCCTGACTAGTTCATCCATGAATGGTGAAACAATGGCCCTCGCTATTGATGCCGTAAATGCTTTAAATGGCGTCGCATTGGGGCAAGGTGAACCTGCAGTTGGTTTGGGCATGTTCATGCAATGGCTCAACACAGATACTGTTCGTAAGTTTTTCAGCGGGCAAAGTTTCACTGGAATCGAGGCAACAAAATCAGTTCCAAGCGAAACACCTGACCAGTTTTACCGTGTCCGAGAAAATACTGGAGTGGTCATCCCGAAACCCATTGCTTGGACATCTTCGGTACCTGCTCAGGATGTTCTTGACCTGGACTTGCTAGCCCATCTCCTACAGAACCCAGGAGACGTCGACAAGCTGATAAAAATATGTGATTCGACAGCTAAAGGAAGGTCATGTGCCAGTGCCATTGCAACCATTCCTGAATCGTTACTTACCTTTCCAAGGGAAAATACAACTCCTGGACATAATTCACATTGTATTAGTGGTGAATCCTCTGCCCCTCCAATAACCGTTTCTTCAATGGTCACATCAAGCAGCAATAAGAGCCTAATTAACAATGACATACCATCACTAGAAGCAACAATGGCCCCAATGTCACCTCTGTATTCCTCACCAAGTACCAACTGGGAATCGGATATGGAGATTGAGAGTCCAATCAGTGAAAATGGAACTGTCGCTGGTATGAGAATGGAACCTCCAATATCACCAGTGGCTACATTTTCTTTGCCACAAACGGCAAGCCTACAGCCACCACTAAATGGGCTGCCATCCCTTCTGCATAGGAATTCACCTCTACTCCAGATGCACCCGTACCCTGTCTCAGGACAAACTGCTCTAACAGCAATGGGTCTGAATCCTTTAGTGAATGATTTGGTTACATTGCTAATGGTCAACCAGCGGGCTGCTGCTAATATGATAGCCGCCTTTAGTCACTCAACCCCTCCCATGAACTGCTCTTCGTTGGGTGCAAACACTCAAATAGTTGGGCAAAGATCATCTACGGTGAATCGGCATCAGAAGCCGTGCACGTACTTCAACACTCCCAGGGGATGTCGGAATGGCGCCAATTGCCGATATCTGCACAGATAG
- the LOC141718353 gene encoding putative mitochondrial protein AtMg00240 — MASTTELDEDKTGKKIDITSYIGIIGSLLYLNASRPNIMFATCLYARFQADPKESHLIAVKWIFKYLKGTPNIGIWYPKGTCFELVCYTDSDFVGRKIDQKSTSGNCSTSELSVGQFKVKILPSHLEDYCYGIDIAREFSSITYRWSHGDVFQIAKGEPTWNF; from the exons ATGGCATCAACCACTGAGCTTGATgaggacaaaactggtaagaagATTGACATCACAAGCTATATAGGTATTATCGGTTCATTACTATATCTTAATGCAAGTAGACCAAATATTATGTTTGCAACCTGCTTATATGCTAggtttcaagctgaccctaaagagtctcatcTTATAGCTGTAAAATggatttttaagtatcttaaaggaactcCAAATATTGGTATTTGGTACCCCAAAGGCACATGTTTTGAACTAGTTtgctatacagattcagattttgtaGGTCGTAAGATTGATCAGAAAAGTACTTCAGGAAACT GTTCTACGAGCGAATTGTCGGTTGGTCAATTTAAGGTCAAAATTTTACCATCGCATTTGGAAGATTATTGTTATGGGATT GACATTGCACGTGAGTTCAGTTCAATCACATATCGATGGTCTCATGGAGATGTTTTCCAGATCGCTAAAGGTGAACCTACTTGGAACTTTTAA